Genomic DNA from Macadamia integrifolia cultivar HAES 741 chromosome 6, SCU_Mint_v3, whole genome shotgun sequence:
GTTTTGGCGATAATCAGTGTGGTTTTTGGTTTACTTTTGATATCTTCCTTTCTTACCCTTTgttggaaaagaaaatcaaaaagtaAACCATCATCCATACCATTAATTGGTGACAAGTTCATAAAGCTTTCCTACAAAGAGCTCTTCCAAGCAACTGGAGGATTTTCTTCAACTAATTTCATAGGTTCCAGAAGTTTTGGCTCTGTATACAAAGGGATTATCAACCAAGATGAAACCCTTGTCACAGTCAAGGTACTCAACCTTCAAAATCCAAGAGTTTACAAGAGCTTTATGGCTAAATGCAAAGCATTAAGAAATATTCGGCATCGAAATCTTGTCAAGATTTTAACTTTATGTTCAAGTCTTGATTCCAAAGGCGAAGAATTCAAAGCCCTTGTTTATGAGTTTATGCCCAATGGGAGTTTATATGATTGGTTGTATCTGCCGATGGAGGCACATGATCACTCAAGGAATTTAAGCCTTCTTCAAAGACTAAACATCGCAATTGATGTGGCTTCTGCATTGGATTACCGTCATTATCATTGTTATGGGACAATTGTTCATTGTGACTTGAAGCCAAGCAATGTTCTACTTGACAGTAATATGACTGCACATGTTAGTGATTTTGGTTTGGGGAGACTACTTTTAGAACCTAATGACAATTCCTCCCAAACTCAAACTAGTACCATTGGGATAAAAGGATCTATTGGCTATACTGCCCCAGGTAAAAAATAAACTATACAACTTTATTTTGAGTTATCAACATATTAAGTTTTGATCCTATAGATCTAAATGCCATTACTAAGTTGTTGTTGTCCATTCTAATCAAAATCCATTGTTGGGTGTTAAACATGATCAAATAATGATTTAGAAAATGAGTATAGTTCTAAAGATCCATTTTATTAGTTTAGTATTTCAATCCAACTATTAGTATACATTTAGATCTTATTCTAGATAGTTGATTATGTAAATCAACATACTTTTCTAtcttaattagttttttttagtaaatGTCTTACTTAGATTGGATCATGGTTTTATCCATATGCATTTCAATTTGGAATTGGATATACTATGAGTGCATTGGACCAAAGTTAGAAtggatattttgaatcataatcaCAAGAATTATGGTCCTAAATTGAAGAAATGATTATGTAACTTGCTACTTTTTAGTAACGTGTTCACAATTTTCATATTTCAGGCCATGATTTCTAgtattatatgaaaaaaatattcagATCTCTTTTTGTTATACTAACAGTAAGAGCGAGGtttctaaaattttcagaatatgGCATGGGTGGAAACGCAACTATATAAGGTGACATGTTTAGCTATGGAATCCTTTTATTGGAGATGTTCACAACTATACAAGGTGACATGTTTAGCTATGGAATCCTTTTATTGGAGATGTTCACAGGAAAAAGGCCAATAGATCATATGTTTACTAATGACTTAAATCTCCATAACTTTGTAAAGGCATTTTTACCCATCCACGTGATGCAAATTTTAGATCCAAAACTCCTGCCCAAGGAAgaacaaagtgaagaaattgaagaagatgCTATCAACAAAATTGAAGGTCTTAGTCACAGGACAGATTAATTGCAAGATTGCATAACATCAATATTTGAAATTGCACTCAACTGCTCTATAGAATCGCCAAGAGAACGCATGAACATGAATGCTGTTATGAGAGGACTACATTTgatcaaaggaaaatttttttgaAGCAAGAATCTATGAATATAGAGCAACTATGCCTGATTAGAAGGTAATTTTGAATTTATTACTTTTGTAGTTATTGTGTTGTCTTAGCCACTCAATGCCTATGGAAAACCCggggaaaagaaatttctagaTCATGCAACATAGGTAAGTTGATCTAGAGTTTTTCacatcatggttttaaaaaacgTTATTGATACCAACACCAATACAGATCAGCCATATGGGGCCTCATCGGATGGCTTCACCCtcaattttgattaaaaaattatttctggAGAAATTTTTCTCCAATTAGAATTATTGAACTGATATAGAATCATGCAGGTATCGGTATTGGGAACTACCACTACCAATAGGATCATGTATCATTTTCTGGATAGATTTACCCATAGTTAGAACCATTCCACCGACACAGGATCAAGCAAGTATCAATATTAGGGATGATTGATATCAATATAGATTAGCCGATATGCCAAATCCGATACCATCTTTTAAAACAATGATTCACTTATGATAATTAAGTTCGAGGTTGGAAGAGTTTAAGACTCAATTTCAACCTTACCTGAGCCCAATTTGTATCGAGATTGTACTAGTTTTTGACAAGTAACTAAATTCCAAACTTGGGGGTGAGTTAAGAATGCCAAAATCCAAAATGGATGCATAGCTCCGAAATTAGGAATATTTTTCTCGCTTTACAATGAGATACAGACCCATGATCTATTTTGTTAATgctccaaacatagcctaaggcaTCAAAAGATGAATCACAAGAATTCACTTgagttgttttatggttgtgaaATGTGTGGATTTTAATGTGCAGGTTCAAGATCAATTGTTTGAATGAAAAGTATGACTCCTTAACAATGATTGCAACAAgcaaaaacttgaaaattgatAACCAACTGGTGGAGTCTGATACAAAGGAGAGGGTGACCAATTTGTTATGGGTGTTAGTTGGAACTGTTTTGATTAATTGGGATGGGGTTAACTTTCACCTTTTTAGAGACAAGATTAGAAAAGTATCACTTAATTAATGCCAAACCTTGAAATTAGTACCAATTAATAAGGGTCATGATTCTGGTTGCTCAAATAAAATAGTGTTTAGCATATTGTGTTCATAAACGATTGGAGAAACATGTCCATAATAGTCGCGTATGGGAATCCAACGATTCTTTAAATTTCCACCCCTATTGTTTCCATCCAATGTCTTGTGCACGATCATGCACAAAATCTTTCATCCAAACAATATAtaacaaaattaaataaaatatattaaatgtaATCCCATGGACTCATTGGCCTATTTTGATATGTATATGGTTGGCTCAAGAAAGTGATTGGTGAGTGAAAAAATTAGACACCTATATATAATTAAACTCCCATAATTGAAACTTGGTCGGCTCTAACCAGTTAATCgatttggtctgattttgattctaAGATTTAAATTAAGGTTTTTTATCTTtgcttatttaaaaaatatatatattcttgatcCTTGCAAAAGCAATTCACTAGAATTACCACAATTCTGATGTGAGGAAGTCTAAGTGATTTAGGCATCAGAATCTAACTCCACTCCATGAACCTGCGAAGCATCTGAgaccaaaaaaagaagttgatCAGTGAATTCTCTACTCAATCAAATATCTGAAATTAATATGTTTCCTatgctttgatttatgaaagtCCCAATGTTGACCGATTAATGAATTCTCTACACAATTCAAGGCATTGAGAGAACTAGCAAGAGATGttggattttcattttattatataCTTGTTATAATTGTTATATTTTGTGTAACTGTTTATTTATATCGTTACTTATTCTCAATCATAATGGTGTTTTATCGTGAGAAAAATGTTCTCTATAACGTTAGGGCAGGTATGATAGCACGTTCgtttctatctctctcctatatGAACTGATTTTATTGCTTTCTAATGTACGATACGATTTGATGAATATTTGTGCATTCCTCTATACCGCTTGCTGAAAGAACCCtctctatttttcatatttacaaaaagctttttatttttgtgtgccACATAGAAGGTGATACAATACATGGTTACACCAATTATaatccataaaataaaataagaatctAGTCGATTAGTGCTAGAAACTAGGAATGTAAACGGATCGAATTCGAATCAAAAGTGATCGGATCCAGATATTTCGTGGCCTGATACGGATACCCCTATATAGATATAGATGCATATCAAATTCGGATTTTCAATCTTCCGTTTACTCTCTGCCTTATGTAATGTGGAccttcctcctccccctcccccccctcaatgaatacaatttgctcttaatccatctttctaagttgttttaattctttttctcattctctgGAACATGTTTAAGTTTCAAAgatcctcaaaatcattaatttattatttaatcaaatcaaataattattttccaactaatttggattttaatccAAATACCTTTTGATTGGAAACCGACACCCCTAAACGAATATGGATTCAGATTTTGACTGTCCATTTACATCAAACGCTGCAAGGGAATGAAAACAGGATTGACGTCCTCTATGGTGCGGGGGTGCGTGGTATATCTTGTAGTGCAGCTCAGTGGCTGGACATGTGGACAGCTGTTGATCCAGTGGCGTGGGGAGGTGAAGCCGTAGGGAGTTCGATGGAAGTTGCGAAGCACTGAGTTCACTCGTGAGAATGCAAATCTGTGTTAGAAATCTACCACTCTTCACTAGGGCTTGAAATCTCCTCTTCACTCTATGGATCTCTGGTTTAAAATCTCATCATCACTTCAGCTCTAACTCCAGGAGCCAATGGGGCGTTCTTCTCTGTTCACTTCGTCTCTGTAGAGGGTTTTGCCTCTGAAATCCACACCTCAAGTAGACCCCCTCTTTCTCTACCGTGAAGGCAAATTGAGAAAGGCAAAAGGCATACCACCGCTGCTGTTGTTCTTGCCTAGGTCGCAAAATCACTCCTTACCGCCGTTTTCCCTAAATTCTTAGCAGAAATTCTggtatttatgtttatttttgtcAAATCTCGCTCTTGAATCTCCCAAATTGAACCCTAGTTTGTCCTAAAATCCCAAATTCATAactctttattttctcaaatCTCGATTACAGCAATGAAGAACTATGCATGTTACTTGTTTATAATGCATCATTAGACAGAATGATCGATATCCAAATTTGGGAGATTTCTTTGACTTAGAAATCACCGGACCACAACGCAACGCATGCTTTCTTTCTCACAAGTCAGAATTTCAACTTTGTTGCAGCAATGCAGCTTCAAACAGCTGAAACAGATACACGCCTTCATCATCACCACCTCCCTCAACCAAGAAGCCGGAATATCCTCCAAACTTCTCCGAAGGACCACCGAATTTGGAGAGATGGAGTACTCCGAGCTTCTATTTTTCCAAATGGATGAGATTTTCGATACTGAAATCTTACTTTGGAATGCCATGATCAGAGGCTATGCTTACAATGGCCCGCACCAGAAATGCATCTACATGTACAATAAGATGACTGATAAAGGAATTACACCCAATAATTTTACGTACCCATATGTCTTAAAATCGTGTGCTCTCATGGGTTTGGATAGAGAAGGTAAGAAGGTACACTGTCAGATTTTAAAGTGGGGATATTGTCGGGTTTATTCTGTTGCCACTTGGCTTCTGAATTTCTACATGAAGATAGAAGGTTATTGCGATTCTTCTGAGCCAGTTGACAAGGAAAATGTCAGTTTAAGTGATACGCAGAAGCTTTTTGATGATATGCTTGTTAAACCCATAGAATTATGGAATAGAATGATAACTGCATACGTGAATCTTGGCAATGTCGAGTGTGCAGGAAGATTGTTCGATAAAATGCCTGAGAGGGACATAGTTTCTTGGAATTCAATGCTTACTGGTTATGCTAAAGTTGGGGATGTAGAAAATGCGAGAGATTTGTTCAAGCGGATGCCAGAGAAAAATGCCGTTTCATGGACTTGTATGGTTGAAGCATATGCTAGCTCAGGAGACCTTGATCAGGCAAAAATATTGTTTCGACAAATGCCTATAAGAAATGTGATTTCATGGAACTCCATGATCTCAAATTACAATCGGCATAGGAAATTCAAGGAAGCATTGGATCTCTTTGTACAGATGCATTTGGAAGGTATAGATATGGATGGGTTTACCTTTGTCTCTGCCCTCTCTGCTTGCTCCCAATTGGGTGCTCTGGAATTTGGAAGATGGATACATAATAGTCTTATAGAAGATTGGTCTCAGGTGGGAGTTATAGTAGCAACTGCTCTTATAGAAATGTATGCCAAatgtggagatgttgatagagcattTAAAGTTTTTATTAAAATTGGAAATAAGGATGTCTTTTGTTGGAATGTAATGATAAAATCACTGGCCATCCATGGAAGAGTAGCAGATGCTATCAAATTTTTCCTTATGATGAAGAGTAAGGGAGTGAAACCAAACGATTTCACATTTTCTagtgttttgtttgcttgcagTCATGGAGGTTTGGTTGAAGAAGGTCACCAGATATTTTATAGTATGAAGAGAGATTTTGCGATAAATCCGAAACTCAAACATTATGGATGTTTGGTTGATCTGCTTTGTCGAAATGGTCTGCTTGAAGAAGCAGAGTTGCTGGTGAAGGACATGCCACATGACCCAGATGTTGCTATCTGGGGAGCTTTGCTTGGGGGTTGCAGAATTAGCAGTAATTCCAAGTTGGTAGAGAGGATAATGAACAGAGTTGACAAGTTGAAAACCAATGAACCAGGAGTTTACGTGCTTCTCTCGAACATCTATGCCTCAAGTGGCAAATGGCCAGAGGCTGTGCGGACGAgagagaagatggaagagaagagctTATGGAAGAAAGCTGGGTGT
This window encodes:
- the LOC122082229 gene encoding probable LRR receptor-like serine/threonine-protein kinase At3g47570 translates to MKREKSHAFRMVLAIISVVFGLLLISSFLTLCWKRKSKSKPSSIPLIGDKFIKLSYKELFQATGGFSSTNFIGSRSFGSVYKGIINQDETLVTVKVLNLQNPRVYKSFMAKCKALRNIRHRNLVKILTLCSSLDSKGEEFKALVYEFMPNGSLYDWLYLPMEAHDHSRNLSLLQRLNIAIDVASALDYRHYHCYGTIVHCDLKPSNVLLDSNMTAHVSDFGLGRLLLEPNDNSSQTQTSTIGIKGSIGYTAPGSRSIV
- the LOC122081274 gene encoding pentatricopeptide repeat-containing protein At3g29230-like isoform X1 translates to MLSFSQVRISTLLQQCSFKQLKQIHAFIITTSLNQEAGISSKLLRRTTEFGEMEYSELLFFQMDEIFDTEILLWNAMIRGYAYNGPHQKCIYMYNKMTDKGITPNNFTYPYVLKSCALMGLDREGKKVHCQILKWGYCRVYSVATWLLNFYMKIEGYCDSSEPVDKENVSLSDTQKLFDDMLVKPIELWNRMITAYVNLGNVECAGRLFDKMPERDIVSWNSMLTGYAKVGDVENARDLFKRMPEKNAVSWTCMVEAYASSGDLDQAKILFRQMPIRNVISWNSMISNYNRHRKFKEALDLFVQMHLEGIDMDGFTFVSALSACSQLGALEFGRWIHNSLIEDWSQVGVIVATALIEMYAKCGDVDRAFKVFIKIGNKDVFCWNVMIKSLAIHGRVADAIKFFLMMKSKGVKPNDFTFSSVLFACSHGGLVEEGHQIFYSMKRDFAINPKLKHYGCLVDLLCRNGLLEEAELLVKDMPHDPDVAIWGALLGGCRISSNSKLVERIMNRVDKLKTNEPGVYVLLSNIYASSGKWPEAVRTREKMEEKSLWKKAGCSALDVVNM
- the LOC122081274 gene encoding pentatricopeptide repeat-containing protein At3g29230-like isoform X2, with the translated sequence MEYSELLFFQMDEIFDTEILLWNAMIRGYAYNGPHQKCIYMYNKMTDKGITPNNFTYPYVLKSCALMGLDREGKKVHCQILKWGYCRVYSVATWLLNFYMKIEGYCDSSEPVDKENVSLSDTQKLFDDMLVKPIELWNRMITAYVNLGNVECAGRLFDKMPERDIVSWNSMLTGYAKVGDVENARDLFKRMPEKNAVSWTCMVEAYASSGDLDQAKILFRQMPIRNVISWNSMISNYNRHRKFKEALDLFVQMHLEGIDMDGFTFVSALSACSQLGALEFGRWIHNSLIEDWSQVGVIVATALIEMYAKCGDVDRAFKVFIKIGNKDVFCWNVMIKSLAIHGRVADAIKFFLMMKSKGVKPNDFTFSSVLFACSHGGLVEEGHQIFYSMKRDFAINPKLKHYGCLVDLLCRNGLLEEAELLVKDMPHDPDVAIWGALLGGCRISSNSKLVERIMNRVDKLKTNEPGVYVLLSNIYASSGKWPEAVRTREKMEEKSLWKKAGCSALDVVNM